A segment of the Echinicola strongylocentroti genome:
ATGACGGCCCCACAGCATCGCTGTTCTGGGTAGACATAGACGGGCAAATGGTCTATCGGTATTCCTTTGCCACCTCGCAGACCAGCACTTGGCACCTTCCTGGAAAAGTCGGCACCATTGCCCCATATCCGCCGGATAGCTTATTGGTATCCTTGGACAAGGAAATCGGATATTTAAATCTCTCTGATGGTGAATACACCAAGCTCATCGAGCTTGAAACAGCGCTCCACGCCAATCGCTTCAATGATGGAAAATGCGACCCGCAAGGAAACTTTTGGTTTGGAAGCATGCACCTGCCCGAAAGACTACCGACAGGACATCTCTATTGCCTAGATCGGAAAGGCATGGTAAGAAAACAGTTATCAGACATTACGGTTTCCAATGGCCTGACTTGGGACCAAAGAAAAAACAAATTCTATTTTATAGATTCCCCCACACGTTCCATTGTTTCATTTGACTATCATGATGGTGCTACTTCCCTCCACAATAGGCAAACGGTCATCAAGGTCCCTAGCCAGATGGGCTTCCCTGATGGAATGACCATTGATGAAAACGGACTGCTCTATATTGCCTTATGGGGAGGCTATGGAGTAGGCATTTGGGATCCCGAGAATGGCCAACTGGTGGATAAAATTCCTGTCGATGCACCCTTGGTGACCAGCTGTGCATTTGGCGATAAGGACCAGAAAGGACTCTATATCAGCACCGCGCGTAAGGGTCTCGGCCAAGACGTATTGGCCAAATACCCCCTCAGCGGCAGTATCTTTTACGCCCGATGCGAGACCAAAGGAATGCCTGCATTCCCTTATCTTCGAGATGCCAGCATTCCCATTGGCCACTCACCTACTTATGTGAACGGATAAGCACTTTTTATGATCCTTTAACCCGGAATATGCATTAGCCTATCTGTTGCGACCTGAAACTGCTTCAAAATCAGTCGTTTCACTTTAGTTTTCGGCATAACCGTAGCGGTGCTACGCTAATGCCTCCAAACTAACTGATTTTCTTGCAATTTCAGCTCTCACTACGATTCCCAACGCATAATCCGGGTTTAACTCATAATCCGTTCATATACTCTAGTCTCCTGATAATATTGCTGTCATCTGCCACAGAAGCCGCCAACTTGCCCTCTTCTACGGAGGTGGTATATCCATAAGGACCATCCGCCAGCTGAACCAAAATATTCATAATCAGTAGCGCTTCATGTGGATCCGTCGTCGAATAAAGGGCTTCCTCTATATCCATCATAGGATCTGAAACGCCACAGATTCCCAGGAATTGGCTTGCCCGAACCCTGTTTATCCTCACTGGATCACTCTTGGACAGTCCTATAACAGCTTCTTCCAGCGTTTTTGCTTCCTCTCCAAAACTGGACAAGACACATAAGGCCCAGTACCTCACCCACGGGTCATCGTCTTCCAATTTCCGTTTAAGTTGCTCCTCCACATTTTGAAAACCTGATGTGGCAAGGTTAGCTGTCAAGTAATACTTTTTGATATCCCTCCTATGGTCTTGCCCAAAGGCAGTGGGGTCATCAAAAGCCTCTTCAATCAGGTAAAACTCCGGATAAAAGGAAAGGTCTGGCATGGACAACAACCAATCCCCCAGCTCTTTTCTCATTGCCAGCAATTGCTTTTCATAAGCTGGGTCCTCCGCTAGGTTATTGATCTCATAGGGATCTTTTTCTATATCAAACAGCATCTCTACTGGCTTTACTTCAAAAAATTGACGTTGGTCCTCATTGAGCTTACCTGATCTATACAAATCGACCCATTCTTGATAAGCTATCTGCTTGTACCGGTAATTGTTCCAGAGACCGTCAAAATTAAACGGATGAAAATTCCTGATGTACTTATACTTCCCCTTTCTTACCGACCTGACAAAATCATATTTTTCATCAAAACGATCCGCATAACCGTATGCCACATCATTAGGGGACTTATTTTTTTTACGTAAAAAAGGCTCCCCGTCCATCTGCTTAGGCACTTTTACCCCTGCCAGGTGAAGTACCGTAGGGCCAAAATCCACAAAACTCACGAATTCCTGCACCCTTGTCCCTGCTTTATAGGAAACCCTTTCTTTGTATTTTTCGGGTACATGGATTACCAACGGCACATGCAGTCCCGTTTCATATAAATACCCTTTACTCCCAGGCAAAACGCCTCCATGATCACCAAAGTAAAACACAAAAGTGTTTTCCAGAAGTCCATCTGCTTCCAATTGACCGATCAGCTCTCCTACTTGCCTATCCATCTCCGCTATCCTGTCCAGATAATACGCTCTGGTATATTCAAACAATGCCGTTTGAGGATGGTTTGGCTGCAAATTCCCGCTTGGAGGCAAAGTAGATATAGGCGTTTCCTCCATCTTTTCCGGCCCAAAGTGGAGCTGACCTTCATGGGTAACGGAAAAGTTATGGACATAAAAGAATGGCTGGCCTTCCTTCCTGTTTTTATAACTTGCCTTATTGGAGGATTCATCCCACACCTTATCTCCTTTGTCCAGATTGTAATCTTCTTTGGCATTATTGGCGGTATAATACCCTGCTTCACGCAAATAAAACGGAAACATCTCCAAATTATCCGGCATAGGCACCGTCTTCATTTTCCGGTGATACTGTGCCCCAATGCGCGGAGCATAGGATCCTGTGATCAAGGTCGACCGTGCCACACTACATACTGGCCCATTAGAAAAAGCATGGTCAAACACCAGTCCTGTCTGCGAAAGCTGTTCGATATGGGGAGTTTCCACTCCATCCGAATCGTACAATTTCATATAATGCTTGGAGTTATCCTCCGATGTGATCCAAATAATATTGGGACGCTCCTGTGCAATGGAGCCATGGGAGATCAGGCAAACTATTATCAACAGGAATAATTTCGTCCACCTATCCTTGATTGTACTTTGAAACATGCTTGTTCTTGTCATTTTAATTTTCTGTTCGCTGAAGCCAAATTGCCCAGTCCTTCTCGGCACTCATTGGCGCATCGCCCAATTCTACATTTTGTCCTCCTGAGACAGTAAGCGTTTTGCCTTCTTGCAATGGCCCACCACTACGCGGATCGTACCATTTGACATCAAACCGTCCGTCGAGACTACCAAGGTCTATCTCAGCAGCTTGAGCAGCTTTCAAGTACACCACCACTTGGTCTTTTCCATCACTCAACACGTATCCTTCTCCTTTTACCAGCCACTCATCTCTGTTTTCCATCTTCCAATAAGGGATGTTTTGGCCAGTGAAGAAATCAAGACATATCCTTCCCTGATCCCAAAACTTGTCCCTCGACCTAAAGTCCTGACAAGTAAGGTCCGAATGGGCATGCTTATAGCCAAAGTACCACTCTGTACCCCATGCTCCCGCCATCATGGCTCCCCAAAGTCCATTTTGACGGGCGTCATCATGTAAGGGGGCCTCTTCGTCGGGAAGCAACGAGTGTTGCGCATCTCCTGGCTCATCGCAAGCTACAGCCCACTGCTTACCTGCTTCCTTGCTGTCATTAAGGATCTTGAGAACGTTTTTATGTACATTGGCAAAATCCTTCCTATTGGTCTGTAAAGAGGCTCCGGTGAGTGGGGTATCTCCATAAAGCGGGTCAAACCATTTACCGTTATGGATCACAATATGGTGGTCATAGGGATCTACAGTCCGAACATAATCCGCCAACATCAGCCAATCCCTAGGTTCTAATGGAAAAGTCCGTGGGGTCTTCACCCAGTCTCCTTGTTCCTCACAAAGGTTCCAGTTTAGCGCCAAATGGTGACCAAAACGTGCAATTAATTCCCGGTAATACAATTTGGTAAACATGCCTATTCCTCCATTGTCCAACAGTCCTTGGTTTTCGACTTCCAAGGTCTTGAAATGCAAAAACATGCCCAACTTGTCGGCATGCTCAAAGACCATCTCCCACTGATCGAGTTTAGAGACATCGTACCTGTCCCAAGTATCATAATCCACAAAAGGAAAAACATTCTGGTCATCACCGGATACGTTCATCGTCAGAAATGAAAAAGCATTGGCACCTTTCCCGTGAAGGTAATTGACCGCACCTATCAGGCCCTTCCCCTTTCCATTCTTCCATGTAGGGTCTCCGCTTTTCCAGTCTCCCACATGGGCCTGGTAGGTCTTTACCAAATCATCCTTATGGCCATCTTCGGCAAAATCCCCATCAAAGTCCGCAAATGCCAACAGGTTTTCTGGTGCGTCTGAACCGAATTTCAAGAAATATTCTCCAGTTCCCTTAAATTGAAGGTAACGCTCTCCAACGTAATCAAGCCGTCCCTTGCTTCTAAAATCCCTTCCTTCTTTATCGCTGGGAGCTATTATAAATTCCCCTTTTAAGCCATTGATTGAAGAAACGGGGCTGAGTTTGGAAGTATCCCTGAGTGCGGCCCATTTTCCTTCAAAAAACAGGACCTCATAATTCCATTCCCCTGTTTCATCCGGAGCAAAATGCGCCCTCCAGACATTGCCTTCGGTGGCACCGGATTCTCCTGCTTGTCCGTCAGCGGCAAAATAACCGGGAACCAAATACCTTTTTCCAGAGGCCTCATGGCGAAACTCCACATCAAATTTATATTGGAGAAAGGGGTTATCCTCATCCATTTCGCCCGCTTGGGGGCCTTCTACATCAAGGGTGACTTTATGCCATTTCTGCAGCTCTCCATGAAGACGCTGTCCATGTACAGTATGCACTGCTAACAGTAGAAGAAAACCTACCAAGGCATTTTTATAGTGTATCATAATGTCAAATTGGGTTATTATTGTTTTTTATTTTGAATGCGAAGACTTTAACTGACCTGATGCGGCTTCATAGGAAGCGTTTTGGTCCATTTCATAAATTCTCTCCATCAATTGCCATTTTTGATCCGCCGTTGCTGATTTATCGGATTGTTGAAACTCCGCAACATAGCTTTCCCATTCCTCTTGCCTGGGCAACTTGGAAAGCCTTTCCATGGCCTTATCATGGTCAAAGTCAGCTACCGTGTCCATGATCATAAACAAGGTGGCATCATAAATATAAATTTCCATATCCAAAATCCCTACTTCTTTCATACCAGCGGTTATTTCTGGCCATGCCTTCCCCATACCATGTACTTCTTTATACCGAGCTATCAGTGCTGGATCATCTTTTAGCCTAAGCTGTTTACAGTATCTTTTATATTTCATGTGTTTATGTTGTTTTCTAAGGCCGTATGGAATCTAGCATGATTTATCCCGGAATATGCATTAGCCTATCTGTTGCGACCTTAAACTGCTTCAAAATCAGCCGTTTCACTTTAGTTTTCGGCATAACCGTAGCGGTGCTACCCTAATGCCTCCAAACTAACTGATTTTCTTGCAATTTCAGCTCTCACTACGATTCCTAACGCATATTCCGGGTTTATAATCATCCCAGTGTGTGAGCTATTCATCATATTCGATTTTATATAGCCTTTTGATTTTTATCGGAAACTAAAAAAAGCAGGAAGGTAACCTTCCTACTTTTTTCAATTAAACCCTATTAATCAATCAAGTTATCCACTAATTAAGTTTGATTTTGAACACATAAGCAAAATCCCCGGGCTTATTGTCCGGTAGGTCTATAAGGAGGTGCTCCTCTCCCTGCTTCCAAGTCAACTGGCCATCATGCCCCAGTAAGGTTACTTCCTTTATTTCCTGGTCCAGCAGGTCACTTCCAGCCCTGAAGGATTCGATCTCCGCTTTACCTGAATCCGGCCAGTCCATTGCTATCGCATAGATGTTTCCGTCTTTTTGGGTAAACCTAAAATCTTTGCCTGTAAGGTCTTTGTTCTTGCCTTCGGTATGGTGTCCAGTAGCCACCTCTGTCGGTCCTTCCCCGAAGGTTTTCCAGTGGGTGGTTCCATAAATGGCTTCCCCATTTTGGTCAAGCCACTTACCAATGGCCAACAGTACTTCTTTTTGGTCTTCAGGAATGGTACCGTCGGCTTTTGGTCCCACATTCAGTAGCAGGCAACCGTTCTTACTGACGATGTCAATCAAATCATCCACAATGGTATTGGGAGTTTTGGATATCCAATTGGACACGTAGCCCCAAGAATTAGCACCGATAGAAGTATCGGTTTGCCAAGGATATTCATGGATGTCCGACATTTTACCCCGCTCTAGGTCCAGCACATTAGTGCCTGGAGGGTAGGATTCAAAATCATCGAAGTTTTTATTTTGCAAGACTACCTCTTTGCCCCAATCGAGTCCTTTATTATAGTAATAAGCCGCAAGCTTGGGATGGTAAGGTCTATATTCTTCCCGATCAAGGACAAAGTCAAACCAAAGCACATCAGGCTGGTAATTATCGATGATTTCCTTGGTTCGCTTCCACCAAAGTTCGAGAAACTGCTCGTCCGCTGGCACATACGGAGAATGGGACCTTCCATATAAATCACTGAAGGTTTGGTCTGAGGCATCGCCGGTTTTGTTGAAGTAGTCCCAGTTGAATGCAAAATGGGACGAAGCACCTACCTTGAGCCCTTGCTCTCGGCCTTCTTTGACCAGCTCACCCAAAATATCCTGCTTTGGCCCCATCTCTACGGCGTCCCATTTCGTGTGACTGGACTGGTACATCGCAAACCCATCATGGTGCTCGGCTACTGGAACGATGTATTTTGCCCCTGCCTTTTTGAACAAGTCGATCCACTCCTTGGCATCGAAATTCTCTGCGGTAAACATAGGGATGAAGTCCTTGTACCCAAACTCATCAAGCTCTCCCCAGTTTTCGACATGGTAGTCATAAATCTCTGAAGGTTTCTCACTGACGATTTCCCCCTTTGGATTCCAAACTACCGAATCCATGTACATCAATCGAGGATACCATTCTGACCCGTAAGCAGGAACAGCATATGGTCCCCAGTGGATAAAAATCCCCAATTTAGCATCCTTAAACCATTCAGGAACTTCATATTGCTTTAAGGAGTCCCAATTCTCCTCAAATCTAGGCTCTTCACTGGCCTTTTGTTCTTTGCCATCGCTGGCACACCCACTTCCTCCCATGGACCACGCAACAGCCAAGGCGGAAAGGATCATGCTTGTTCGTTTTTTCATTACTTATTTTATTAATATCTCTGTGCTTATAAAAAACCCTATAGGTAGATCAGGCACCGCCTCCCACCTATAGGGTTACCTCATTAATTATGGTCTGACTTCTTTTTCCATCACCCAAAAATCATCAAAATAGAAAGTGCCATTTCCCGGTATTTGGAGCATAAATCGTCTATTGGCATCACCTTGTATCGCCTCATATTCGGTGGTCACTTCCACCCACTCTCCTCGTGGTTTGTCCGCTGCGGACTCCCAAAACTGCTTCCAGTTAGGCAATAACCAAAGGCTTACACTTGGAGCTGTCGTGCCCTCTTCTACATATATTTTATACTTGAACAAGTAGGTTTTGCCAGGCTCTAAACTAAATGGTGCATTGATACTATGGATTTTACCACCAGCATGCTCTTCATTTTTTATCACTTTGAGGCTGTAATCTCCTGTCGCGGCCAATTCAGTGGTAAACGCTACTTCGGAATCATTGTCCCACATGGCCTTCCAGCCAGCACCGCCGTCTTCAAAACCATATGCGGTGTTATCCAACAGGTTAGCCGAATGCATGACTACGGGGATATCCGTAAATGCTTTAGGCGTTCGTTCATCTACAGAGGCAAGTTCACCTCCCGCAAAACTCACGGTCACCACATCGGGACGGTAAATTTCCTGTGCCAATTTGATATCCAGCTTGGTAGGATTGGCCGCATAAGGCTGTACGGAAGTTATATCAAAAACCTCTCCATTTACCTTTACCGTAAATAATTCCTCTCCTCCAGAGAAAGGTTTAAATTCTCCATTAAAAGACATTCGCAGGGTTTGATCTTCCAGCTCGACGATGTCTTCTGTCAATTCAAAAGGCTTACTGGA
Coding sequences within it:
- a CDS encoding DUF5060 domain-containing protein — its product is MIHYKNALVGFLLLLAVHTVHGQRLHGELQKWHKVTLDVEGPQAGEMDEDNPFLQYKFDVEFRHEASGKRYLVPGYFAADGQAGESGATEGNVWRAHFAPDETGEWNYEVLFFEGKWAALRDTSKLSPVSSINGLKGEFIIAPSDKEGRDFRSKGRLDYVGERYLQFKGTGEYFLKFGSDAPENLLAFADFDGDFAEDGHKDDLVKTYQAHVGDWKSGDPTWKNGKGKGLIGAVNYLHGKGANAFSFLTMNVSGDDQNVFPFVDYDTWDRYDVSKLDQWEMVFEHADKLGMFLHFKTLEVENQGLLDNGGIGMFTKLYYRELIARFGHHLALNWNLCEEQGDWVKTPRTFPLEPRDWLMLADYVRTVDPYDHHIVIHNGKWFDPLYGDTPLTGASLQTNRKDFANVHKNVLKILNDSKEAGKQWAVACDEPGDAQHSLLPDEEAPLHDDARQNGLWGAMMAGAWGTEWYFGYKHAHSDLTCQDFRSRDKFWDQGRICLDFFTGQNIPYWKMENRDEWLVKGEGYVLSDGKDQVVVYLKAAQAAEIDLGSLDGRFDVKWYDPRSGGPLQEGKTLTVSGGQNVELGDAPMSAEKDWAIWLQRTEN
- a CDS encoding L-rhamnose mutarotase, with the translated sequence MKYKRYCKQLRLKDDPALIARYKEVHGMGKAWPEITAGMKEVGILDMEIYIYDATLFMIMDTVADFDHDKAMERLSKLPRQEEWESYVAEFQQSDKSATADQKWQLMERIYEMDQNASYEAASGQLKSSHSK
- a CDS encoding alpha-L-fucosidase, producing MKKRTSMILSALAVAWSMGGSGCASDGKEQKASEEPRFEENWDSLKQYEVPEWFKDAKLGIFIHWGPYAVPAYGSEWYPRLMYMDSVVWNPKGEIVSEKPSEIYDYHVENWGELDEFGYKDFIPMFTAENFDAKEWIDLFKKAGAKYIVPVAEHHDGFAMYQSSHTKWDAVEMGPKQDILGELVKEGREQGLKVGASSHFAFNWDYFNKTGDASDQTFSDLYGRSHSPYVPADEQFLELWWKRTKEIIDNYQPDVLWFDFVLDREEYRPYHPKLAAYYYNKGLDWGKEVVLQNKNFDDFESYPPGTNVLDLERGKMSDIHEYPWQTDTSIGANSWGYVSNWISKTPNTIVDDLIDIVSKNGCLLLNVGPKADGTIPEDQKEVLLAIGKWLDQNGEAIYGTTHWKTFGEGPTEVATGHHTEGKNKDLTGKDFRFTQKDGNIYAIAMDWPDSGKAEIESFRAGSDLLDQEIKEVTLLGHDGQLTWKQGEEHLLIDLPDNKPGDFAYVFKIKLN
- a CDS encoding sulfatase-like hydrolase/transferase gives rise to the protein MFQSTIKDRWTKLFLLIIVCLISHGSIAQERPNIIWITSEDNSKHYMKLYDSDGVETPHIEQLSQTGLVFDHAFSNGPVCSVARSTLITGSYAPRIGAQYHRKMKTVPMPDNLEMFPFYLREAGYYTANNAKEDYNLDKGDKVWDESSNKASYKNRKEGQPFFYVHNFSVTHEGQLHFGPEKMEETPISTLPPSGNLQPNHPQTALFEYTRAYYLDRIAEMDRQVGELIGQLEADGLLENTFVFYFGDHGGVLPGSKGYLYETGLHVPLVIHVPEKYKERVSYKAGTRVQEFVSFVDFGPTVLHLAGVKVPKQMDGEPFLRKKNKSPNDVAYGYADRFDEKYDFVRSVRKGKYKYIRNFHPFNFDGLWNNYRYKQIAYQEWVDLYRSGKLNEDQRQFFEVKPVEMLFDIEKDPYEINNLAEDPAYEKQLLAMRKELGDWLLSMPDLSFYPEFYLIEEAFDDPTAFGQDHRRDIKKYYLTANLATSGFQNVEEQLKRKLEDDDPWVRYWALCVLSSFGEEAKTLEEAVIGLSKSDPVRINRVRASQFLGICGVSDPMMDIEEALYSTTDPHEALLIMNILVQLADGPYGYTTSVEEGKLAASVADDSNIIRRLEYMNGL
- a CDS encoding SMP-30/gluconolactonase/LRE family protein; translation: MDSSHLFLEHTCELGEGIFYDGPTASLFWVDIDGQMVYRYSFATSQTSTWHLPGKVGTIAPYPPDSLLVSLDKEIGYLNLSDGEYTKLIELETALHANRFNDGKCDPQGNFWFGSMHLPERLPTGHLYCLDRKGMVRKQLSDITVSNGLTWDQRKNKFYFIDSPTRSIVSFDYHDGATSLHNRQTVIKVPSQMGFPDGMTIDENGLLYIALWGGYGVGIWDPENGQLVDKIPVDAPLVTSCAFGDKDQKGLYISTARKGLGQDVLAKYPLSGSIFYARCETKGMPAFPYLRDASIPIGHSPTYVNG